The following coding sequences lie in one Mesorhizobium sp. NZP2298 genomic window:
- a CDS encoding pyruvate dehydrogenase complex dihydrolipoamide acetyltransferase — translation MPTEVILPKVDMDMATGQISRWFATEGQQVKKGDVLFEIETDKAAMEIDAPASGVLRDVTGKEGVDIPVGAPVAWIYADGEAYGAKQDTAPISPLVGEMSTKSTEGGAVPPTSHSVTPPSALPGISPSGGEIGQSPSGARATPLARRLAREAGLALASVTGTGPYGRVVKADIDAAIAKGGAKEAPALAPEAPPAAAASAPAVKAMSDDQVLKLFEEGSYDLVPHDNMRKTIARRLVEAKTTIPHFYLTLDCELDALLALRTQINAAAPVKKTDKGEAPAYKLSVNDMVIKAMAMALKAVPDANASWTESAMVKHKHADVGVAVSIPGGLITPIIRHADEKSLSTISNEMKDLASRARSRKLKPEEYQGGTTAVSNLGMFGIKDFAAVINPPHATILAVGAGEERAVVKNGEIRIATVMSVTLSTDHRAVDGALGAELLVAFKRLIENPMGLLV, via the coding sequence ATGCCGACAGAAGTCATTCTTCCCAAGGTCGACATGGACATGGCGACCGGACAGATCTCGCGCTGGTTCGCCACCGAAGGCCAGCAGGTCAAGAAGGGCGACGTGCTGTTCGAGATCGAGACCGACAAGGCGGCGATGGAGATCGACGCGCCGGCCAGCGGCGTGCTGCGCGACGTGACCGGCAAGGAAGGCGTCGACATTCCGGTCGGCGCGCCGGTCGCCTGGATCTATGCCGATGGCGAGGCTTATGGGGCCAAGCAAGACACGGCGCCAATCTCCCCCCTTGTGGGGGAGATGTCGACCAAGTCGACAGAGGGGGGCGCTGTCCCGCCAACGTCGCATTCTGTCACGCCCCCCTCTGCCTTGCCGGGCATCTCCCCCTCTGGGGGGGAGATCGGCCAATCGCCGTCGGGCGCACGCGCGACACCGCTTGCCCGACGTCTGGCGCGTGAGGCGGGCCTTGCCCTTGCCAGCGTCACCGGCACCGGTCCTTACGGTCGCGTGGTCAAGGCGGATATTGACGCGGCGATTGCCAAGGGCGGTGCCAAAGAGGCCCCAGCATTGGCTCCTGAAGCTCCCCCCGCCGCTGCTGCTTCCGCTCCTGCCGTGAAGGCGATGTCGGACGACCAGGTGCTGAAGCTGTTCGAGGAGGGCTCCTACGACCTCGTCCCGCACGACAATATGCGCAAGACCATCGCGCGCCGCCTCGTCGAGGCCAAGACCACCATTCCGCATTTCTACCTGACGCTCGACTGCGAACTCGACGCGCTGCTGGCATTGCGCACGCAGATCAATGCCGCCGCCCCGGTGAAGAAGACCGACAAGGGCGAGGCGCCCGCCTACAAGCTGTCGGTCAACGACATGGTCATCAAGGCGATGGCCATGGCGCTGAAGGCGGTGCCGGATGCCAATGCCTCATGGACCGAAAGCGCCATGGTCAAGCACAAGCATGCCGATGTCGGCGTCGCCGTCTCGATCCCCGGTGGCCTGATCACGCCGATCATTCGGCATGCCGACGAGAAGTCGTTGTCCACCATCTCCAACGAGATGAAGGATCTGGCGAGCCGTGCGCGCAGCCGCAAGCTGAAGCCGGAAGAGTATCAGGGCGGCACCACGGCGGTGTCGAACCTCGGCATGTTCGGCATCAAGGACTTCGCCGCCGTCATCAACCCGCCGCATGCGACGATCCTGGCGGTGGGGGCAGGCGAGGAGCGGGCCGTGGTCAAGAATGGCGAGATCAGAATAGCCACCGTGATGTCGGTGACGCTGTCGACGGACCATCGTGCCGTCGACGGGGCACTTGGCGCCGAACTGCTGGTCGCCTTCAAGCGGTTGATCGAGAATCCGATGGGGTTGTTGGTATAG
- a CDS encoding alpha-ketoacid dehydrogenase subunit beta yields MDAMVRELSYAQAIQEAMAIAMDMDERVFLMGEDIGVYGGAFQVTGDLVDRYGTDRVMDTPISELGGAGVAVGAAVTGMRPIFEFQFSDFATLAMEQIVNQAAKMRFMLGGEVSVPVVMRFPAGSGTGAAAQHSQSLEAWLGHVPGLKVIQPATPYDAKGMLLAAVADPDPVMIFEHKLLYKVKGPVPEGYYTVPIGKADIRREGRDLTIVATSIMVQKALEAAATLEAEGIDVEVVDLRTIRPMDKQTVIDSVKKTSRLMCVYEAVKTLGIGAEVSAMIAESEAFDYLDAPIVRLGGAETPIPYNPELEKATVPQVPDIITAARDLVKGVR; encoded by the coding sequence ATGGACGCGATGGTGCGTGAACTGAGCTACGCCCAGGCGATCCAGGAAGCCATGGCGATCGCCATGGACATGGACGAGCGCGTTTTCCTGATGGGCGAGGATATCGGCGTCTATGGCGGCGCCTTCCAGGTAACCGGCGACTTGGTCGACCGTTACGGCACCGACCGGGTGATGGACACGCCGATCTCGGAACTGGGCGGGGCGGGCGTCGCTGTCGGCGCCGCCGTCACCGGCATGCGGCCGATCTTCGAATTCCAGTTCTCCGATTTCGCGACACTCGCCATGGAGCAGATTGTCAACCAGGCCGCCAAGATGCGCTTCATGCTGGGCGGCGAGGTTTCCGTTCCCGTGGTGATGCGCTTTCCGGCCGGCTCGGGCACGGGTGCCGCCGCGCAGCACAGCCAGAGCCTGGAGGCTTGGCTCGGCCATGTGCCGGGTCTGAAGGTCATCCAGCCGGCGACGCCCTACGATGCCAAGGGCATGCTTTTGGCCGCCGTCGCCGATCCCGATCCGGTGATGATCTTCGAGCACAAGCTGCTCTACAAGGTGAAGGGCCCGGTGCCGGAAGGCTACTACACGGTGCCGATCGGCAAGGCCGACATCCGCCGTGAAGGCCGGGATCTCACCATCGTCGCCACCTCGATCATGGTGCAGAAGGCACTCGAAGCCGCCGCCACGCTGGAAGCCGAGGGCATCGACGTCGAAGTCGTCGATCTCCGGACCATCCGGCCGATGGACAAGCAGACCGTCATCGACAGCGTCAAGAAGACGTCGCGGCTGATGTGCGTCTACGAAGCGGTCAAGACATTGGGCATCGGCGCCGAAGTCAGCGCCATGATCGCCGAGAGCGAGGCGTTCGACTATCTCGACGCACCGATCGTGCGGCTGGGCGGCGCCGAGACGCCGATCCCCTACAATCCGGAGCTCGAAAAGGCCACCGTGCCGCAGGTTCCCGACATCATCACCGCCGCGCGCGACCTCGTGAAAGGGGTTCGCTGA
- a CDS encoding ABC transporter permease gives MSTRIRESRGQEMALTTAVAVVIVLLSLLPMLRLVKEIVAPGGTLSTVAVQAGLRSPATWIATWHTLVVGIGGTLLAVLSGTLVAVLVSLTDIRGRGALVLCYVMPLMIAPQVTALAWLQLFGPASPFLKLFGAAPPLGTKNPLYSTSGIILLLGVQYGPLVFLLVRAGLRKLPRELVEAARAGGAGWFTVLVTIVLPLMTPSIMAAAALAFVSCVGNFGIPAFLGIPANYLVLPTLIYQRLAGGGPAVLGETAFLSVLIGVIAMAGILVQEVMSRRRDYRISSTSLPAEPYELGRWRPAVQAGMWLLIVLVLFLPLFGLVLTSLVPGYGIALTAKTATLDNYRFVLFEHDAAKRAFFNSFWLSIAAAFFAVIVAVPVGYLIAWGKQRWVRLLNLSVELPYALPGVVLAIASLLLFLRPIPFTGIQLYNTVWIILYAYLARFLVLALRPTISGYHQIDRALEEAAQVAGAGLFTRMRTIVFPLVAPAAIAGGLLIFMTALSELTVSALLWSSGSETIGVVMFSFEQGGDSNYAAAMSVITVAVTFVLMLVTNLLAPHLPSGVLPWRD, from the coding sequence ATGTCAACACGCATCAGGGAAAGTCGGGGGCAGGAAATGGCCCTGACGACGGCGGTGGCGGTCGTTATCGTGCTGCTTTCGCTGCTGCCCATGCTGCGCCTCGTCAAGGAGATCGTGGCACCCGGCGGAACCCTGTCGACCGTGGCCGTGCAGGCCGGGCTGAGAAGCCCGGCGACATGGATCGCGACATGGCACACACTGGTCGTCGGCATCGGCGGGACATTGCTTGCCGTGTTGTCGGGAACGCTGGTGGCGGTCCTGGTCTCGCTGACCGACATACGCGGCCGCGGCGCCCTGGTGCTGTGCTACGTCATGCCGCTGATGATCGCGCCGCAGGTGACGGCGCTGGCCTGGCTGCAACTGTTCGGTCCGGCAAGCCCGTTCCTCAAGCTGTTCGGCGCCGCACCGCCACTGGGCACGAAGAACCCGCTCTATTCGACCTCGGGCATCATCCTGCTGCTTGGCGTGCAATACGGCCCGCTGGTCTTCCTGCTGGTGCGGGCCGGCCTGCGCAAGCTGCCGCGCGAACTGGTCGAGGCCGCACGCGCCGGTGGCGCCGGCTGGTTCACCGTGCTTGTCACCATCGTGCTGCCTTTGATGACGCCGTCGATCATGGCGGCCGCGGCGCTGGCCTTCGTCTCCTGCGTCGGCAATTTCGGCATTCCGGCCTTTCTCGGCATTCCGGCCAACTATCTCGTGCTGCCGACGCTCATCTATCAGAGGCTGGCCGGCGGCGGTCCGGCGGTGCTCGGCGAAACCGCATTCCTCTCGGTGCTGATCGGGGTCATCGCCATGGCCGGCATCCTTGTCCAGGAGGTGATGAGCCGCCGCCGCGACTACCGTATTTCCTCGACATCGCTGCCGGCTGAACCCTACGAGCTCGGCCGCTGGCGGCCCGCTGTCCAGGCCGGCATGTGGCTCCTGATCGTGCTGGTACTGTTCCTGCCGCTGTTCGGGCTGGTGCTGACCTCGCTGGTGCCAGGCTATGGCATCGCATTGACCGCCAAGACGGCGACGCTCGACAATTACCGTTTCGTTCTGTTCGAGCACGATGCCGCAAAGCGCGCCTTCTTCAACAGTTTCTGGCTGTCGATCGCGGCGGCTTTCTTCGCGGTCATCGTGGCCGTGCCTGTCGGCTATCTCATCGCCTGGGGCAAGCAACGCTGGGTGCGGCTGCTCAACCTGTCGGTCGAACTGCCCTATGCCTTGCCCGGCGTGGTGCTGGCGATCGCCTCGCTGCTCTTGTTCCTGCGGCCGATCCCGTTCACCGGTATCCAGCTCTACAACACGGTCTGGATCATCCTCTACGCTTATCTCGCCAGATTCCTGGTGTTGGCGCTGCGGCCGACCATCAGCGGCTATCACCAGATCGACCGGGCGCTGGAAGAGGCCGCGCAGGTGGCCGGCGCCGGCCTGTTCACGCGCATGCGCACCATAGTCTTTCCACTGGTCGCTCCGGCGGCGATCGCAGGCGGCCTGTTGATCTTCATGACGGCGCTCAGCGAACTTACCGTCTCGGCGCTGCTGTGGTCCTCGGGCTCCGAGACGATCGGCGTGGTGATGTTTTCCTTCGAGCAAGGCGGCGATTCCAACTATGCCGCGGCGATGTCGGTCATCACGGTCGCGGTCACCTTCGTGCTCATGCTGGTGACCAATCTGCTTGCCCCTCATCTTCCGAGTGGAGTTCTGCCATGGCGCGATTGA
- a CDS encoding ABC transporter substrate-binding protein produces the protein MKTLFIKLLASQLALAATLFAGVASAETLTLYTSQPEADAAKTVDAFKKAQPGIDVTIYRSGTSDILTKMAAEFAAGSPQADVLLIADAVSMELLKKDDRLMAYPEAKLDGIEADAYDADKTYFGSKLITTGIVYNTAAAEKPEHWADLAKPAYADGLVMPSPLYSGAAAYLLSGFAGDTNYGWDFFQKLKTNNTVSVRGNGAVLKSVASGEKPYGILVDFMAMNAKKKGSPVEFVFPSEGVPAVTEPVAIMKTAKNVDGAKKFVDFILSDEGQKLALSMGYLPARASVGRPDWLPEGVKVKVMPFDTKAIVAKTDADKAKFQELFGG, from the coding sequence ATGAAGACGCTATTCATCAAGCTGCTGGCCAGCCAGCTGGCGCTCGCCGCAACTTTGTTTGCCGGCGTGGCAAGTGCCGAAACACTGACGCTCTACACATCGCAGCCGGAAGCCGACGCGGCCAAGACGGTGGACGCCTTCAAGAAGGCGCAACCCGGCATCGACGTGACCATCTATCGTTCCGGAACCAGCGACATCCTGACCAAGATGGCGGCCGAGTTCGCCGCCGGAAGCCCGCAGGCCGACGTGCTGTTGATCGCCGACGCGGTCTCGATGGAGCTGCTGAAGAAAGATGACAGGCTGATGGCCTATCCCGAGGCCAAGCTCGACGGCATCGAGGCCGACGCCTATGACGCCGACAAGACCTATTTCGGCAGCAAGCTGATCACCACCGGGATCGTCTACAACACCGCCGCCGCGGAAAAGCCGGAGCATTGGGCCGACCTCGCCAAGCCGGCCTATGCCGATGGGTTGGTCATGCCGAGTCCGCTCTATTCGGGTGCGGCCGCCTATCTGCTTTCGGGCTTCGCCGGCGATACGAACTATGGCTGGGATTTCTTCCAGAAGCTCAAGACCAACAACACCGTCAGCGTGCGCGGCAATGGCGCGGTGCTGAAGTCCGTGGCATCAGGCGAGAAGCCCTACGGCATCCTCGTCGACTTCATGGCGATGAACGCCAAGAAGAAGGGGTCGCCGGTCGAGTTCGTGTTCCCCTCGGAAGGCGTTCCGGCGGTGACCGAGCCGGTGGCCATCATGAAGACAGCCAAGAACGTCGATGGCGCCAAGAAGTTCGTCGACTTCATTCTGTCGGACGAAGGCCAGAAGCTGGCGCTGTCCATGGGTTATCTGCCGGCACGCGCCTCGGTCGGCCGCCCCGACTGGCTGCCGGAAGGCGTCAAGGTCAAGGTAATGCCGTTCGACACCAAGGCAATCGTCGCCAAGACCGACGCCGACAAGGCGAAGTTCCAGGAACTGTTCGGCGGCTGA
- a CDS encoding ABC transporter ATP-binding protein: protein MARLTLDHVTKSFADFDAVKDVSIDVADGEFLAVLGPSGCGKTTLLRLVAGFEKVTSGEIRIGSEVVSAKDGSVAPEKRRVGIVFQNYALWPHMTVAENIGYSLKVAKLDKAVARQKVEDALALVNLQGLGERRPANLSGGQRQRVALARCLVAAPSLVLFDEPLANLDVHLRASMEDEFAAFHKRTGTTIVYITHDQAEAMALADRIAVMDHGRLVQLATPRKLYHEPANEMVASFISQGILLPADVLTGEEGGHCKVRVLGAELVVRCGLGERPRAGAKICCRSADLDASPDGPGFDGLVKRVIYQGGAARVEFTPAAGPELTLHFEQPDPVTLESGAQARLRIRSGWLIPAEAVS from the coding sequence ATGGCGCGATTGACCCTGGACCATGTGACCAAGAGCTTCGCCGATTTCGATGCGGTGAAGGACGTCTCGATCGACGTCGCCGACGGCGAGTTTCTCGCCGTGCTCGGGCCTTCCGGCTGCGGCAAGACGACGTTGCTGCGGCTCGTCGCCGGCTTCGAGAAAGTGACATCGGGCGAAATCCGCATCGGCAGCGAGGTGGTGTCGGCCAAGGATGGCAGCGTCGCGCCGGAAAAGCGGCGCGTCGGCATTGTCTTCCAGAATTATGCGCTGTGGCCGCACATGACGGTTGCCGAAAACATCGGCTATTCGCTGAAGGTGGCGAAGCTCGACAAGGCGGTTGCGCGCCAGAAGGTCGAGGACGCGCTCGCCTTGGTCAATTTGCAGGGGCTTGGCGAGCGCCGGCCCGCCAATCTCTCCGGCGGCCAGCGCCAGCGCGTGGCATTGGCGCGATGCCTTGTCGCCGCGCCCTCGCTGGTGCTGTTCGACGAGCCGCTCGCTAATCTCGACGTGCATCTCAGAGCCTCGATGGAGGACGAGTTCGCAGCCTTCCACAAGCGCACCGGCACAACCATCGTCTACATCACCCATGATCAGGCCGAGGCAATGGCGCTGGCCGATCGCATCGCGGTGATGGATCACGGCAGGCTCGTGCAGCTGGCGACGCCGCGCAAGCTCTATCATGAGCCGGCAAATGAAATGGTGGCGTCCTTCATCTCGCAAGGCATATTGCTGCCGGCGGATGTTCTGACGGGCGAAGAGGGCGGCCATTGCAAGGTCAGGGTTCTCGGAGCCGAGCTGGTGGTCCGCTGCGGCCTCGGCGAGCGACCGCGCGCGGGTGCCAAGATCTGCTGTCGGTCCGCGGATCTCGACGCATCACCGGATGGTCCGGGTTTCGACGGCCTCGTCAAGCGGGTGATCTATCAGGGCGGCGCGGCGCGCGTCGAATTCACGCCTGCGGCCGGTCCCGAGCTTACCTTGCATTTTGAACAGCCAGACCCGGTCACGCTCGAGAGCGGGGCTCAGGCGCGGCTGCGGATAAGATCCGGATGGCTCATCCCGGCGGAGGCGGTATCGTGA
- a CDS encoding thiamine pyrophosphate-dependent dehydrogenase E1 component subunit alpha, whose product MATASKAVADSRANLPFVYRQYSAEQLKQVLYKMYLIRRFEEGAEESYMRGLIHGTMHLSIGQEASAMGICMPLGEDDQITSTHRGHGHCIAKGAEVKRMFAEFFGKTTGYCKGRGGSMHIADVAKGNLGANGIVGGGIPIAVGAALSSKMMKTGKVVVSFFGDGANNEGAFHEALNMAAVWKLPVIFVCENNGYGMSTSTARSTAVKNIADRAAAYSMPGVIVNGNIFSEVAEASYKAVERARAGEGPTLIESKTYRHRGHSKSDRNRYRTKEEIEDWMSNRDPITLFENELREFGFIDDKGIEAIRDAVAQEIADGIEFAKASPSPDVSETGNYVYTEQA is encoded by the coding sequence ATGGCCACAGCCAGCAAAGCCGTCGCGGACAGCCGCGCCAACCTGCCTTTCGTCTATCGCCAGTACAGCGCCGAGCAGCTCAAGCAGGTGCTCTACAAGATGTACCTGATCCGCCGCTTCGAAGAGGGCGCGGAGGAAAGCTACATGCGTGGCCTGATCCACGGCACCATGCACCTGTCGATCGGCCAGGAAGCCAGCGCCATGGGCATCTGCATGCCGCTTGGCGAGGATGATCAGATCACCTCGACGCATCGCGGCCATGGCCACTGCATCGCCAAGGGTGCGGAGGTGAAACGCATGTTCGCCGAGTTCTTCGGCAAGACAACCGGCTACTGCAAGGGCCGTGGCGGTTCGATGCACATCGCCGATGTCGCCAAGGGCAATCTCGGTGCCAATGGCATTGTCGGCGGCGGCATTCCGATCGCCGTCGGTGCTGCGCTCTCCTCCAAGATGATGAAGACCGGCAAGGTCGTCGTCTCCTTCTTCGGCGACGGCGCCAACAATGAAGGCGCCTTCCACGAAGCGCTGAACATGGCGGCTGTCTGGAAGCTGCCTGTCATTTTCGTCTGCGAGAACAACGGCTACGGCATGTCGACATCGACGGCCCGTTCGACCGCGGTGAAGAACATCGCCGATCGCGCCGCCGCCTATTCGATGCCCGGCGTCATCGTCAACGGCAACATTTTCTCCGAAGTCGCCGAGGCTTCGTACAAGGCCGTCGAGCGGGCGCGCGCGGGCGAAGGGCCGACGCTCATCGAATCCAAGACCTACCGCCATCGCGGCCATTCCAAGAGCGACCGCAATCGCTATCGCACCAAGGAAGAGATCGAGGACTGGATGTCGAACCGTGACCCGATCACGCTGTTCGAGAACGAATTGCGGGAATTCGGCTTCATCGACGACAAGGGCATCGAGGCCATTCGCGACGCCGTGGCGCAGGAGATTGCCGACGGCATCGAGTTCGCCAAGGCGAGCCCTTCGCCGGATGTGAGCGAGACTGGAAATTATGTGTATACGGAGCAGGCGTGA
- a CDS encoding sugar-binding transcriptional regulator codes for MPAEKPRPARLPMVSSDLNVKTAWLYYVEGFTQEQIAEKLDVSRVKVMRTLAACTAEGIVVTMINAPTAEQVALERQLEKRWGLNAAVVIPTPSAHEHLEKAIGHAVAAYLGEQMRDGMTLAIGGGATLHASLGFLARRQLKRASVVALVGSLPHSQWINPSIVAAKVADVFEVDSYQITAPVMVDNPSLRDLLWAQPTLQDVRRRAAAADIALLTVGDMSPDATIFRHGIVPSSLIAPLKAKGAVANMLCYFVDAAGRLVDHEVNGRVMAIDLEMVGQVPNVVLAAGGKRKVAAILAALEAVSTNVLITDSDTATALLAKGG; via the coding sequence ATGCCCGCCGAAAAACCCAGACCGGCTCGCCTGCCGATGGTCTCGTCGGACCTCAACGTCAAGACGGCCTGGCTCTACTATGTCGAGGGCTTCACCCAGGAGCAGATCGCCGAGAAGCTCGACGTTTCCAGGGTGAAGGTCATGCGCACGCTGGCCGCCTGCACCGCGGAAGGCATCGTCGTCACCATGATCAACGCCCCGACAGCAGAGCAGGTGGCGCTCGAGCGGCAGCTGGAAAAGCGCTGGGGCCTCAACGCCGCCGTCGTCATCCCGACACCCTCGGCGCATGAGCATCTGGAGAAGGCGATCGGCCATGCCGTGGCGGCCTATCTCGGCGAGCAGATGCGGGACGGCATGACGCTGGCGATCGGCGGCGGCGCGACGCTGCATGCCAGCCTGGGTTTCCTCGCCCGCCGGCAGCTGAAGCGCGCTTCGGTGGTGGCCCTTGTCGGCAGCCTGCCGCATTCGCAATGGATCAACCCGTCGATCGTCGCGGCCAAGGTCGCCGATGTCTTCGAGGTCGACAGCTACCAGATCACCGCGCCGGTGATGGTGGACAATCCTTCGCTTCGCGATCTCCTATGGGCACAGCCGACCCTGCAGGACGTGCGCCGCCGCGCCGCGGCCGCCGATATTGCTCTGCTCACCGTCGGCGACATGTCGCCGGACGCCACCATCTTCCGCCATGGCATCGTGCCGTCATCGCTGATCGCGCCATTGAAGGCGAAAGGCGCGGTCGCCAATATGTTGTGCTACTTTGTCGATGCCGCCGGCAGGCTGGTCGATCACGAAGTCAACGGGCGCGTCATGGCCATCGATCTCGAAATGGTCGGCCAGGTGCCGAATGTCGTGCTGGCCGCTGGCGGAAAACGCAAGGTGGCGGCGATCCTGGCCGCGCTGGAAGCCGTCAGCACCAATGTGCTGATCACCGACAGCGACACGGCCACCGCGCTGCTGGCCAAGGGCGGCTAA